The Daucus carota subsp. sativus chromosome 2, DH1 v3.0, whole genome shotgun sequence genome includes a window with the following:
- the LOC108210026 gene encoding protein NRT1/ PTR FAMILY 6.3: MALDETQSDKTLQDAWDYKGRQATRSTTGGWTAAAMILGVEACERLTTLGIAVNLVTYLTSSMHLGNASSANTVTNFLGTSFMLCLLGGFVADTFLGRYLTIAIFTTIQGIGVTVLTISTTIPSLRPPKCNTGSSSCVPADGMQLGVLYTALYLTALGTGGLKSSVSGFGSDQFDDTNQQEKNQMTSFFNWFFFFISIGSLAAVSVLVYIQDNVGRRWGYGICACAIVLGLLVFVSGTKRYRFKKLVGSPLTQIATVFVGAWRKRKLEAPSDFTVLFNIDDIENEGSKKKQKLPHSEQFCFLDKAAIINADNKMSTNKNGVVDKWSLSTLTDVEEVKLVIRMLPIWATTIMFWTVHAQMTTFSVSQATTMDRHIGKSFQIPPASLAIFFVGTILLTVPVYDRIISPIAKKLLKNPQALTPLQRIGVGLVLSILAMVSAALIEIKRLNIARSHKLVDHSDVIIPMSVFWLVPQFFFVGAGEAFMYIGQLDFFLKECPKGMKTMSTGLFLSTLSLGFFFSSVLVTIVHKITGNKPWLADNLNQGKLYNFYWLVAILSSFNMVLFLLGANWYVYKDKRLLEEGIELEEEESAAYHA, translated from the exons ATGGCACTAGACGAAACACAGTCCGACAAAACTCTCCAAGATGCTTGGGACTACAAAGGCCGCCAGGCCACCCGATCCACCACCGGTGGCTGGACGGCTGCCGCCATGATTCTAG GTGTTGAAGCTTGCGAAAGGTTGACGACTCTAGGCATTGCCGTGAACTTGGTGACTTACTTAACAAGTAGCATGCATTTAGGCAATGCTAGCTCCGCCAACACAGTCACCAATTTTCTCGGAACCTCCTTTATGCTGTGTTTGCTTGGTGGTTTCGTAGCGGACACTTTCCTCGGAAG GTACCTCACCATTGCAATTTTCACGACCATTCAAGGGATT GGTGTGACAGTCTTGACAATCTCGACCACAATCCCGAGCCTACGTCCTCCGAAATGCAATACGGGTTCATCCTCTTGTGTCCCAGCAGACGGTATGCAACTCGGCGTTCTATACACAGCCCTATACCTCACTGCACTCGGAACCGGTGGGTTAAAATCCAGCGTTTCGGGCTTCGGATCGGATCAATTCGACGACACGAACCAACAAGAGAAAAACCAAATGACCAGTTTTTTCAACTGGTTCTTTTTCTTCATCAGCATCGGATCACTAGCAGCTGTTTCGGTTCTTGTTTACATACAAGATAACGTTGGGAGGCGTTGGGGTTACGGTATTTGCGCGTGCGCAATAGTTCTCGGGCTCCTCGTGTTCGTGTCGGGTACAAAAAGATACCGGTTCAAGAAACTTGTGGGCAGCCCGTTAACCCAGATTGCTACGGTGTTTGTGGGTGCTTGGAGGAAGAGGAAACTGGAAGCTCCGTCTGATTTCACAGTCTTGTTCAATATTGATGACATTGAAAATGAAGGCTCAAAGAAGAAGCAAAAGCTACCACATAGTGAACAGTTCTG CTTCTTGGATAAGGCTGCCATCATAAATGCTGATAACAAAATGAGCACCAACAAGAATGGTGTGGTGGATAAATGGTCCCTCTCGACTCTAACAGATGTCGAAGAAGTGAAATTGGTGATCAGAATGCTACCCATTTGGGCCACCACAATAATGTTCTGGACAGTTCATGCCCAAATGACCACATTCTCAGTGTCACAAGCCACAACCATGGACCGTCACATTGGCAAATCATTCCAAATCCCCCCAGCATCCCTGGCCATTTTCTTCGTCGGCACCATCCTCTTAACCGTCCCCGTTTACGATCGAATCATCTCTCCGATCGCCAAAAAACTGCTGAAAAATCCACAGGCTCTAACCCCGTTACAGCGTATCGGGGTCGGCCTCGTTCTCTCAATACTTGCCATGGTTTCGGCAGCACTAATCGAGATCAAAAGACTAAACATTGCGCGGTCACATAAATTAGTTGATCATTCGGATGTCATCATACCCATGAGCGTATTCTGGCTAGTGCCGCAGTTTTTCTTTGTGGGTGCGGGTGAGGCATTTATGTATATAGGGCAGCTAGACTTTTTCCTCAAAGAGTGTCCTAAAGGGATGAAGACCATGAGCACGGGGCTGTTTCTAAGCACACTTTCACTAGGGTTTTTCTTTAGCTCCGTGTTGGTTACAATTGTTCACAAGATCACTGGCAATAAGCCATGGCTGGCCGATAATCTTAACCAAGGGAAGCTCTATAACTTCTATTGGCTGGTAGCCATTTTGAGTAGTTTCAATATGGTTCTGTTCCTGCTGGGGGCTAATTGGTATGTGTACAAGGACAAGAGGCTTCTTGAAGAGGGAATTGAGTTGGAAGAGGAAGAATCTGCAGCTTACCatgcataa